The Myxococcales bacterium genome includes a region encoding these proteins:
- a CDS encoding phosphatidylglycerophosphatase A, whose product MKSPTSLGPSADWKRHMRSGGPKQRLAFWLSLWWGCGFMPRAPGTAGSLGALPLYALASLGGPFVVFAVGTLVTVLGIWSSSEVARTSRASDPQVVVIDEVAGVLLTLAVAPAGWPGLVTGFVLFRLFDQVKPWPVRRFESLPGGFGIMMDDVAAAVIAGAILLMLQWLHVL is encoded by the coding sequence ATGAAGTCACCCACCTCGCTCGGCCCGAGCGCCGACTGGAAGCGCCATATGCGCTCCGGTGGCCCCAAGCAACGCCTCGCCTTTTGGCTTTCGTTGTGGTGGGGGTGCGGCTTCATGCCGCGGGCGCCCGGCACAGCGGGGAGTCTCGGGGCGCTGCCTCTTTACGCTTTGGCATCGCTCGGGGGCCCCTTCGTAGTCTTCGCGGTTGGCACTTTGGTCACGGTGCTGGGGATCTGGTCCTCGAGTGAGGTCGCACGGACGTCACGGGCCTCGGATCCGCAGGTCGTGGTGATTGACGAAGTGGCTGGGGTTTTGCTGACGCTCGCTGTGGCGCCAGCAGGTTGGCCAGGCCTCGTCACGGGCTTCGTGCTGTTCAGGCTCTTCGACCAGGTCAAGCCGTGGCCGGTGCGCCGCTTCGAGAGCCTTCCCGGAGGCTTTGGCATCATGATGGACGACGTCGCAGCCGCGGTGATTGCGGGGGCCATCCTCTTGATGCTGCAATGGCTTCACGTACTGTGA
- a CDS encoding GtrA family protein, with product MGLKVFLKHQLGALVSTTVDFVVMTSLVEMRLASPEAATACGAGLGALTNFVLGRHLIFAAQAGHMGPQALRYALVSGISLGLNTGGEALLHRVGGMQYFAARVIVSAIVSVGWNFPMHRRFVFPSPVGSR from the coding sequence GTGGGTCTGAAGGTATTCCTCAAGCATCAGCTGGGAGCGTTGGTCTCCACCACGGTGGATTTCGTCGTGATGACGAGTCTCGTGGAAATGCGCCTTGCTTCGCCCGAGGCCGCCACCGCGTGTGGTGCGGGGCTCGGAGCGCTCACCAACTTCGTGCTCGGGCGCCACCTCATCTTCGCCGCCCAAGCTGGTCACATGGGCCCCCAGGCGTTACGTTACGCACTCGTGTCAGGGATTAGCCTTGGCTTGAACACCGGGGGCGAGGCCTTGTTGCACCGGGTGGGGGGCATGCAATATTTCGCCGCCCGCGTGATCGTCTCGGCCATCGTCAGCGTCGGCTGGAACTTTCCCATGCACCGCCGCTTCGTTTTCCCTTCGCCCGTCGGCTCTCGATGA
- a CDS encoding methyltransferase translates to MTCDTLLRGRVTVFQPARGYRFSLDPVLLAGFLTPPYGDFVDLGAGCGVLGFVLATRDPHARGEAIELQPHLADLLARGAQINGLHERLTCHVGDFLAWAPRQSEGSFDLVACNPPFYRLEGGHLSPKRERALAHHELALPLPAWTAAAARLLAPQGRLGVVFPASRDGELFEALTNAGLAHVRMRYARPSPGRPRHRLFVEARPGPTSREVEPDLVVHEGEAFSPDVSRLLDGAL, encoded by the coding sequence GTGACCTGCGACACGCTCCTGCGGGGGCGGGTCACGGTTTTTCAGCCTGCCCGTGGCTACCGCTTCAGCTTGGACCCCGTTCTGTTGGCGGGGTTTTTGACGCCTCCCTACGGTGATTTCGTCGATCTCGGCGCTGGATGTGGTGTGTTGGGCTTCGTGCTGGCCACACGGGATCCACATGCACGCGGCGAGGCCATCGAGCTTCAACCGCACCTTGCCGACCTTCTGGCGAGAGGGGCGCAGATCAATGGGCTTCACGAAAGGCTCACCTGTCACGTGGGCGACTTTCTCGCCTGGGCGCCTCGACAGTCCGAAGGCAGCTTTGATCTCGTGGCGTGCAACCCGCCGTTTTATCGGCTCGAGGGCGGTCACCTATCTCCTAAACGCGAGCGCGCCTTGGCCCACCACGAGCTGGCTCTGCCGCTCCCCGCGTGGACGGCGGCGGCCGCCCGCCTTCTGGCTCCCCAGGGGCGCCTGGGCGTCGTCTTTCCGGCATCCCGGGACGGCGAACTCTTCGAGGCGCTGACGAACGCGGGCTTGGCCCACGTGCGGATGAGGTACGCCCGCCCCTCGCCAGGACGCCCCCGACACCGTCTGTTCGTGGAAGCCCGTCCTGGGCCCACCTCACGGGAGGTCGAGCCGGACTTGGTGGTACATGAAGGTGAAGCGTTCTCTCCGGATGTGAGTCGTTTGTTGGACGGCGCCCTCTAG
- the purD gene encoding phosphoribosylamine--glycine ligase, with the protein MSKATPFPILLLGAGGREHALAWKLLQSPLCARLIVVPGNPGIADLGDRVACVAASPTDAGQLIALAKREDIGLVVCGPEAPLVSGVGDAFRSAGVPFFGPSQAAAEIEGSKAFAKSVMVTAGVPTAAYGTFSDVGEAEAFIAKQARPVVVKADGLCAGKGVEVTSHADEARAAVRRMLEDKVFGESGAKVVIEERLEGREASILGICDGERFVLLASSEDHKAVLDGDKGPNTGGMGAYSPSPLVDEAMMEEIGSRIFAPTLRTMAALGRPFQGLLYAGLMLTPDRGPLVIEFNCRFGDPETQAVLPRLVDDIVPWMLGAAEGRLPEGQLAWRPGTSVCVVMAAAGYPVAVRTGDAISGLPAVADQDPDNSVLVFHAGTRHDGKSLLTAGGRVLGVTAVGTSLDAARKRAYGAVEGIRFEGAHFRWDIGLRGQG; encoded by the coding sequence ATGTCCAAGGCGACGCCGTTTCCGATTCTGCTCCTCGGCGCCGGGGGGCGCGAACACGCACTTGCGTGGAAGCTCCTGCAAAGCCCGCTTTGCGCGCGGCTCATCGTGGTCCCTGGAAACCCAGGCATCGCGGACCTGGGTGACCGGGTTGCCTGTGTCGCCGCTTCGCCCACGGACGCGGGGCAGCTGATCGCCCTCGCGAAGCGCGAGGACATCGGGTTGGTGGTCTGCGGTCCGGAGGCGCCGCTCGTCAGCGGGGTTGGGGACGCGTTCCGTTCCGCAGGGGTGCCTTTTTTCGGCCCTTCGCAGGCCGCAGCGGAGATCGAAGGCTCGAAGGCGTTTGCGAAATCCGTGATGGTAACGGCCGGTGTGCCAACGGCCGCCTACGGTACGTTCTCGGATGTGGGCGAGGCCGAGGCCTTCATCGCGAAGCAGGCTCGGCCCGTGGTGGTGAAGGCCGATGGCCTCTGTGCCGGCAAAGGCGTGGAAGTGACCTCGCATGCGGACGAGGCACGAGCGGCCGTGCGCAGGATGCTCGAGGACAAAGTCTTCGGTGAGTCAGGTGCGAAAGTGGTCATCGAGGAGCGACTCGAAGGCCGCGAGGCCTCGATCCTGGGGATCTGCGATGGCGAGCGCTTCGTGCTTTTGGCCTCTTCCGAGGATCACAAGGCCGTGCTCGACGGCGACAAGGGACCCAACACGGGAGGAATGGGAGCCTACAGCCCCTCTCCCCTGGTCGACGAAGCGATGATGGAGGAGATCGGCTCCCGGATCTTCGCCCCTACGTTGAGGACCATGGCCGCGCTTGGGCGCCCCTTCCAGGGCCTGCTCTACGCGGGGCTCATGCTGACCCCCGATCGAGGGCCTCTGGTGATCGAGTTCAACTGCCGGTTCGGCGACCCCGAGACCCAGGCCGTGCTGCCACGGCTCGTCGATGACATCGTACCCTGGATGTTGGGTGCAGCCGAAGGGCGGTTGCCCGAAGGACAGCTCGCCTGGCGGCCGGGCACGAGCGTATGTGTCGTGATGGCTGCCGCCGGCTATCCGGTGGCGGTGCGCACCGGCGACGCGATCTCGGGCTTGCCTGCCGTTGCCGACCAGGATCCCGACAATTCGGTCCTGGTGTTCCATGCGGGTACCCGTCACGACGGCAAGTCCCTACTCACGGCAGGGGGGCGTGTCTTGGGCGTGACCGCCGTGGGAACCAGTCTCGACGCGGCCCGCAAGCGCGCCTACGGAGCGGTCGAGGGCATCCGCTTCGAAGGCGCTCATTTCCGGTGGGACATTGGGCTGCGAGGACAGGGCTGA
- the purH gene encoding bifunctional phosphoribosylaminoimidazolecarboxamide formyltransferase/IMP cyclohydrolase: MRALLSVSDKSGIAELGQRLAKLGAEILSTGGTAKTLRESGVPVVEVGVYTGAPEILDGRVKTLHPKVAGGMLGRPTPEHRQQMSEHGIPPIDLVVVNLYPFKATVAKGAPFEDIIENIDIGGPTMIRAAAKNHERVTVLVDPADYGRVCDQLEAQGSVTETLRYQLARKAFAHTAAYDGAIAAYLGRVEAPETAPTEYPKTLHPELHLHSVLRYGENPHQTAAFYGWPDMVGPSLACAEVLQGKELSYNNLLDLDAAFKLCLEFAEPAVVIVKHTNPCGTAVAAAGVLEAYRRARETDPVSAFGGIVAINREVDGALAKEMTETFLECIIAPAFSEEALALLGAKKNLRVLRLPFEALPAGAWDLRTVAGGVLVQARDVQTSPATGGRVVTKREPTAAELADLDFAWRVTKHVKSNAIVFAAEGRTVGVGAGQMSRVDSVKIAISKARLPLKGCVVGSDAFFPFRDGVDEAAKVGITAIVQPGGSVRDQEVIDACNEYGIAMIFAGERHFRH, translated from the coding sequence ATTCGCGCACTTCTTTCCGTCTCCGATAAATCGGGCATCGCCGAGCTTGGCCAGCGCCTTGCCAAGCTGGGCGCCGAGATTCTCTCCACGGGCGGAACTGCCAAAACTCTGCGGGAATCCGGCGTGCCGGTGGTGGAGGTGGGCGTGTACACCGGGGCACCCGAGATCCTCGATGGCCGCGTGAAGACGCTACACCCGAAGGTGGCTGGCGGCATGCTGGGCCGTCCCACGCCGGAGCATCGGCAGCAAATGAGCGAGCACGGCATTCCCCCCATCGACCTCGTCGTGGTCAACCTCTACCCCTTCAAGGCCACCGTGGCCAAAGGCGCGCCCTTCGAGGACATCATCGAGAACATCGACATCGGTGGGCCTACGATGATCCGCGCCGCTGCCAAGAACCACGAGAGGGTCACGGTGCTGGTTGATCCCGCCGACTATGGCCGGGTGTGCGACCAGCTGGAAGCGCAGGGGAGCGTCACGGAGACGCTTCGTTATCAGCTGGCCCGCAAGGCCTTCGCCCATACCGCTGCCTACGATGGAGCCATAGCCGCCTATCTCGGTCGCGTCGAAGCGCCCGAAACGGCTCCTACGGAGTATCCGAAGACGCTGCATCCCGAGCTGCATCTTCATAGCGTGCTTCGCTACGGAGAAAATCCACACCAGACGGCGGCCTTCTATGGGTGGCCCGACATGGTAGGTCCGTCACTGGCCTGTGCAGAGGTGCTTCAAGGCAAGGAGCTATCGTACAACAACCTGCTCGACCTCGACGCAGCGTTTAAGCTTTGCCTCGAGTTTGCCGAGCCCGCCGTGGTCATCGTGAAGCATACGAATCCCTGCGGAACGGCCGTGGCGGCAGCGGGGGTGCTGGAGGCTTACCGGCGCGCCCGCGAGACGGATCCCGTCTCCGCTTTCGGGGGCATCGTCGCGATCAACCGGGAGGTCGATGGCGCGCTCGCGAAAGAGATGACTGAAACCTTTCTCGAGTGCATCATCGCCCCCGCCTTCAGTGAGGAGGCCCTTGCCTTGCTCGGAGCGAAGAAAAACCTCCGCGTCTTGCGGTTGCCTTTCGAGGCGTTGCCCGCTGGCGCGTGGGACCTGCGGACCGTGGCAGGCGGGGTGCTCGTTCAGGCCCGTGATGTGCAGACGTCACCCGCCACGGGCGGTCGCGTGGTCACGAAGCGGGAGCCCACGGCGGCCGAGTTGGCGGACCTGGACTTTGCTTGGCGGGTGACCAAACACGTCAAGTCGAACGCTATCGTTTTCGCAGCCGAAGGCCGCACGGTCGGCGTAGGGGCAGGGCAGATGTCACGGGTGGACTCGGTGAAGATCGCCATCAGCAAAGCCCGTTTACCGCTCAAGGGCTGCGTGGTGGGCTCGGACGCCTTCTTTCCTTTTCGCGATGGTGTGGATGAAGCTGCCAAGGTGGGCATCACGGCCATCGTGCAGCCGGGGGGCTCGGTCCGGGATCAGGAGGTCATCGACGCCTGTAACGAATACGGCATCGCCATGATCTTCGCAGGCGAGCGTCACTTCCGTCACTGA